In Peromyscus eremicus chromosome 2, PerEre_H2_v1, whole genome shotgun sequence, a single genomic region encodes these proteins:
- the Slc10a5 gene encoding sodium/bile acid cotransporter 5: MFGKVFVILLLLVTPGEARKSFLGFQNIQNTEILSFAKAEETVVVRSSYKDKQPSSSYLFVKSDDPTVLQVVNVTKTSLDATDFTIRLMTFPGETNLTIQLWDSQGRQKRLIEEIKNIKVRVLEQTEDSLFQAPMHVNRYILLLVLSMFFLNKCAFGCKIEFQVLQTVWKRPRPVVLGAVTQFFLMPFCGFLLSQILGLPKAQAFGFVMTCTCPGGAGGYLFALLLEGDVTLAILMTCTSTSLALIMMPVNSYLYSRLLGLAGIFHIPVLKIVSTLLFVLIPISVGVVIKHRTPEKAVCLERVVRPLSLTLMFVGIYVAFRMGMVFLRTANLDVLLLGLLVPALGFTFGYSFAKVFMLPLPVCKTVAIESGILNSFLALAIIQLSFSQSKAYEASVAPFIVAMCSGCEMLLLLLVYKCKKRGTLSTKTENTPLV, encoded by the coding sequence ATGTTTGGAAAAGTTTTTGTAATCCTACTTTTGTTGGTAACCCCAGGAGAAGCAAGGAAGTCGTTTCTCGGTTTTCAGAACATACAAAATACTGAAATACTGTCATTTGCTAAGGCAGAAGAAACTGTCGTTGTAAGGTCCAGTTATAAAGATAAACAGCCTAGCTCCAGCTACCTTTTTGTGAAATCAGACGATCCAACGGTGCTGCAGGTGGTGAATGTGACCAAGACCTCGCTGGACGCCACAGACTTTACCATCCGCCTAATGACTTTCCCAGGAGAGACGAATCTGACCATTCAACTCTGGGATTCCCAAGGTAGGCAAAAAAGACTCATTGAAGAGATAAAGAATATTAAAGTCAGAGTGCTCGAACAGACAGAAGACAGCCTCTTCCAGGCACCTATGCATGTCAATAGATACATCCTGCTGCTTGTTTTATCgatgttctttttaaataaatgtgcCTTTGGCTGCAAGATTGAATTCCAGGTACTTCAAACAGTATGGAAGAGACCTCGGCCGGTAGTTCTTGGGGCAGTCACACAGTTTTTTCTTATGCCATTCTGTGGTTTTCTCCTGTCTCAGATTTTGGGATTGCCCAAAGCACAAGCTTTTGGATTTGTAATGACCTGCACATGCCCAGGAGGAGCTGGGGGCTATCTTTTTGCTCTCCTTCTGGAAGGAGATGTCACTTTGGCCATTTTGATGACTTGCACATCAACATCCCTGGCCCTGATAATGATGCCTGTCAATTCGTACTTATATAGTAGGCTATTAGGATTAGCAGGTATATTTCACATTCCTGTTTTAAAGATCGTGTCTACACTCCTTTTCGTCCTTATACCAATATCGGTGGGTGTAGTCATCAAGCACAGGACTCCTGAGAAAGCAGTCTGTTTAGAGAGAGTAGTTCGGCCTCTGAGTTTGACTTTAATGTTTGTCGGGATCTATGTGGCTTTCAGGATGGGAATGGTGTTTCTGAGAACGGCTAACCTAGATGTGCTTCTTCTGGGGCTGTTGGTTCCTGCACTGGGCTTTACGTTTGGCTATTCCTTTGCTAAAGTCTTTATGCTGCCTCTTCCTGTTTGCAAAACAGTTGCTATCGAAAGCGGGATATTGAACAGTTTCTTAGCCCTGGCCATTATTCAGCTCTCTTTTTCACAGTCCAAGGCATATGAAGCCTCTGTAGCTCCTTTTATAGTAGCCATGTGTTCTGGATGTGAAATGTTACTGCTCCTTCTGGTTTACAAGTGTAAGAAAAGAGGAACCCTTAGCACAAAAACTGAAAACACTCCTTTAGTCTAA